A segment of the Cotesia glomerata isolate CgM1 linkage group LG2, MPM_Cglom_v2.3, whole genome shotgun sequence genome:
ACACAAATAAAAGACTAGTAAGAGGACGATAAGGTACAATTTTatcaattcgaaaaaaaattaaatttttagaaattataaataaaatattttttcataaataatcttataaaattttttgttaaaaaatttttaaattataattgaaattttaatttttttcaaataattatttttcattttagaatttatgcaaaattaatttttttaattattttgattttagttgctaattttttacttcttttatttttattttcaattttttaagaaatcaaACTCGctaaaaaaagcaaaaaccaaaaaaattaagctattaaaaagaaatactctaaaaaaaacatcttatcaattattattaacaacatTGTACATTTAATCCTATAAATATACACGTGTGTTAACAATCAACTGATtagcataataataatgatctTCTACACCAATTATTTACACTAAAAGCGTTCGTAGAATAGAAACGTAAGCCAATGAGTTTTTGACGATCCCAGCGAAGGCGTTGAATGAGAACTCATAAACTTTACCAGCTGTTATTTTGAAAGGGTTTCTCGTGTAAATCAtacaaattaaaacaatttccCGGTACTTCATTGGCATTACGTACCAATTGCACTGGTAATAAGCCTCCAGAAGACGGTCACACTTTATTTagaattaactttttaaaaaattccaattgaaaaaaaaaaaataaataaacacttAAAACTTACTTCAGTTTTTAACATTTCTCCCATCAAACAATTAGCAAATAAACATGACATTGATGCACAGACATAAGTACACAGAGATATGAATGCCACTTTTTCACCGGCATCAAACGcctgaataattttcaatctataaattataaatgattttttattttaatttacttaccAAAAGTCCAAAGTACATCACTAAAGCGACTATGGGAGTTAAgagtaaaatttcaaaaagataaacTGGCGTCCATGtcttttcaatcatttttactaatctaaataataattaaattattaataataataataaaaaattttattttgccattattattattattagcaaccttgcagtcattatgtgactgccgtgacttgtgaactataaataaataaaattttgcttaagtaaataatgacttttgttaaattgcactgtatttcttaaatattgacatttttgaagatataagctcattccaatgttacagtcatcaagagctttcatttgagtacccacatgcattttgatatatttttcatacatacatatatattagggtgtgccaaaatgtaacttccgtgaagaaccttttaaaattggaattttgagttccgcttttaaaaGCAGCTGTGTTTAGGCCTTTCCGAAGATATTTTGGGGTGAgacgataaatttaattttcatagaattttttaacaggagcttagtttgggcacttccgctgaaaattaaaaatttggccggaagtgcccaattaactgtatgactaactagtttctatagctaatgtagtcacacatatttacttacacattcacacgtgcaagcgtcttcgttggaacgcacttgacttgacactagtgctctctttctaacgcataaaaggacgttattttaattaataattaattatctatgcgtctgattaaaaaatggctaaggacttttcgtctcagaattattttgtttatcagatgctacaatggcgtccgttacttctgggacactgtgtatatatatacataatatataaatattagggtgtgccaaaatgtaactcccgtggagaaccttttaaaattggaattttgagttccgcttttaacaggggctgtgtttgggcatttcctgagatattttggtgtgagacgatgtatttgattttcatagaattttttaacagaagcttagtttgagCACTTCCgctgaaaattcaaaatttggccggaagtgcccaattaaatctcctgttaaaaatcctataaataatcaaatgaattcTCTCACCCCGAAATATCTCAAGAAATGCCTAAACACAGCTGCTGTGGAACTCAAAAgtctaattttaaaaggttctccacggaagttatATTTTGGCAAACcctaataaatatatgaaaaattaaagtgggtactcaaatgaaaagtcttgataagtgtaatgtcggggtgagcttatcttatatctttgaaaatgtcaatagttcacaagataaaaggtcatttcttaactattgacgtttttaaagatataagctcattccgatgttacgctcatcaagagctttcatttgagtactcacatgcattttgatatatttttcatatatacatatatataatatatataaatatatgaaaaattgatgtcggtactcaaatgaaaggtctcaatgagtataatgtcgaggtgagcttatatctttaaaaatgtcagtagatgacaagatacaaggtcatttcttaattattgatatttttaaagatgtaagctcatcccgatgttacactcatcaagagctttcatttgagtacccacatgcattttgatatatttttcatatatacatatatataatatatataaatatatgaaaaattgatgtgggtattcaattgaaaggtctcgatgagtgtaatgtcagggtaagcttatatcttcaaaaatgtcaataattcacaagatacatggtcatttcttaattatgtatctagagatagagtattttcaaatgcagtctaaataattattataataaattttgactatcggtgagaatgatataaaaccttgaaaatgtacaaattcaagtcaaaatCTTTGCCATTGCAAGTATcattatactaaatttcactaaaaaaaatcgattttatcatatgaataTCCTGggcacaaaatttttcttatttccttaataatatagattattactattaaattttgaaaaataataataataataacaacaataatagcttgtttaataaaaaatcaactcACTTTATAACTTCCAAATGTTTGTCAATAAGCTGACCCAACAATCGATAAGAAGATTGTTtctcaaatttcaaattacaAATTCTATTTGAAAGAATCGCCATGTGAGcgcaaatataaattacaagcACTActtgtaaattaataatagcaACGTAGCAGATTGGAGGTAGCGGTAGGGGTGATTCAAGGAGGTATATTATCACTGTACTTTTAAATGACGtagagttgaaaaaaaaaatttttactctgtACGGATAGATCAAAAAAGCCGGCTTACCcagtgaaactttttaaacgaagcaaaaaaaaaaaaactcaaatattaataataaaattattttaccaataaattaacaatgataatacTTACGAGCAAGTAAGTAAGTTTGTAGAGGCAATAGACACCAGCTGAAGCCCGCAACAAACGCAAAAACAATGGTTACTAAGTGGTACTTTCTCGCAATTGAATAATAcccgagaaaaatttttttttccgctgAATCGTAGTCATTTTTCTCaactattttatcatttaccgtcattattattttgcttatgttttttgaatatttaatataaatcatACGAATCAAAACAATCGTCTGGATGGCAGTAGTAGTCAGATTTGCCGTCATAAGATCTAAACTCCCAAAAATCATCAGCAAGTCGTTGTACgacattgataaataaatatgatgaTACACCAagtaaagataaaataataatcggtGTTGTAGCGAGGGCTGGATTGGCCAGCCTCccaaaatatttatgaacCACGCGATTTTGTCAACTAACACTTTAACTTCTCCAAATTTTTCCTGAAgcaaaaatcatatttatcaaatttttattgcaagtTCAATAAAAACATACTTCAACCCTCGGATCCATCGTTTGTAGTTTCTTCTTTCTTCCTGAAAAGTTTCAAAGCTAATGTCGGCTCctgatacttttttttccccCATAAGAGTACGCGCATTAATAATGCGTGCGTTTTTATTGATTCACAAACTTAAAATTGCTTTCATAAAAGTTCAAGCGATCGATTATTAGAAGTTTAAGCTCTAAGTtttacttagaaaaaaaagagGGGGTTCGGTTgatatttcttgaaaaaagttattcaGTCTTTTTTTTCCATTCGTCAAAAGCGGACGATTCAAATGTTCATATATCTTCgaatctttttatatttattattttttataaatttaaaatttcttaatataaaaattattaatttttaacaaaaaaaaaaaaaaaaaaaaaaaatatttttcaaataattattatttaaaagtgtaactattttttttttctattctaaCTACATTGATGATTCAAAATGTGCTTCAGACTTTATACTGATAATGTTCGTAACAAAGAAACAATTCCCATTGCAAATTTTACGatctgaaaataatatttacaagttaattaaaaaaagaatattttttttttgcactaattgaaatattatctacaaactataaaatatacattctTGATATTAATacactcaaaaaaaattaattcaatttaaaaaaaaaaaatttaattatcactcaaataaaatttatctaaaccAAACATGACTTGactcttcaaaataatgtttggtaaaaaattttgtaaaatttctacaaaaataattaaatgatttaatgtGACTAAAAATTGCAAGAGCGTTTTGATtgcgtttaaaaaattgcattcttAACACTGTACgagtaaaatttgtttttaataattaatatacttCTGATTTATGTATTAATTTAGTACTTggtaccttaaaaaaatttatatccgaaaaaaaataaaaattacctgagTGTAGACGTTGAAtgagtaaatataaaattttccagCAGTCAATTGCAGTGGAAACAAAGCTCTCGTCATACAAATTAATAATGCGCGTTTGTTACTAATTGACATGTCGTACCATTCGAGGCAGTAGATtgcattttcaaaattttcgctcttaaaaaacaacaaaaattattgtagAATAGcacttgagaaaaaaaaaaagctcattcattcaagaaaaatattttataaaaaattttgcttttgcTTCAAGATATTCGGATCGATTTAATCAAGAATATAAAACttatagatgaaaaaaaaattattgatataatgCTTAAATTcctacatgaaaaaaaattaacttgattaaagAGAATACTTATTGAATggaggaaaaatattttcaagatttaattgaatcaagacaaaaaaattcgtGTAAAGTAAAATTGATCAGATGAAGAAATTGTTaactttaatcaattttatttctcaatcccatcaaaaataagtttcaaatatttttcaaaaaggtttgaaataaaatattttttgaattatgaatgaagaaacttttttaaaccaaaaatcTAAAGTTTTTAAggaaacaaaattataatctcAATTTAAATTGTAGAATTTCTTAAGCTAAGAAAACTAGtttcatgataaaaaatttttgaattaatccAACCGGATTTCtcaagaataattttgttggaaaaaaaatttttaacatatgTAATTAATGTTGAATGGAAAACTTACTTCATACTTGAGCATCTCCCCCATCAGACAATTAGAAAACAAAATCAACAGAGAAGAAATAACATACGTTATCAAGCTCACTGCTACTACTGATTTCCCAACAGTAATCGCctggtaaatattttttaaaaatatttaattcggATCTAagattacaattttaaaaacataccAATAATGCACCATAAGAAACAAAGGAACATAAAAGAGTTGACAAGATCAGTTCAAAACAGAAAATCAATGTCCAAGCGTTGTCAATATTTTTCACCAACCTAATTGTGattgcaataattatttacaatcctctcaataataataaaaataaaaagtacagattagttataaaaattaaatgaaaagaGCACACCtccaaatttttaagtgattcCGCACGATGCtaccaaatattttatcatttccGATAGTTCTCAAATTTCTGATCCTGTGAGAAAGTACGCCCAGTTGCGaacaaatatttgtaataatgaGCAATTTTAGATTGATTATTGCGATGTACCCCAATGGGAGAAAAAACATCGGTGCTTGGTAAATGTAGACGATAATTACTTGTTCGATAGAAGTTAGGTTGAAGCAAACGTAAATTATTTCGTACGGTGGTTTTAAAATAACTGGTTGATTGTTCAGCCCTTTTGATTTTAGACagaaagatatttttaaaactggaTTCACTGATtagaatattaaattgttttaagaaaaaaaatttttattttgacgcaattaatttttttaaagaggttttttaaaattaaataggaaattttttgaaccaagaaaaattttttgtttgatcaaaataaacaatatttttagagaaaaagtttttttttttttgtaaatttaattaaataaaactttttttttaataattaaaaagaaaaaattttttttaatgaaaaattcttttttttttatttttttaataatacttttttttcatgttttataaaaattttttttgttaattttttttacaaagaaattttttcaacattttgttaatagcaaaaaaaacataaactttaaaataatattttaatttttgatttttataaataattaaaaaaaaattaagccgtacaacaaaaaaagtttggaaaatccaaaagtgcacgactcataatgctcatttaattatgaaatataaaaaaaaaaaaaaaaaaaaaaaaaaaaaaaacttaagtcgctcaaaattaattgccgaaaaaacataatatctatagatatagatatatcaccatccatgttaattttacatggatatatatagatatacagtcttgtagttttcgttttttattaattgtaattaaacgacactgaattaattaaccattcgcattcagtgacctacaatcgtcgattagaatttaaaaaaaaaaaatttaactcaaataattgattttttcacaagttacagtgtttccggggtttcatacatgacggacaggaaaattttttgacctattttgatgtttttttccgtttatattgcagtaaatcaatttttagaaagtatgaaattaatctccattaaattatctcgacaatagtatgcaaaatatcttgattccgtgaactaacaaggctataatactaaaaatagttgctaaaatgaagcgaaaaaaatttttcgatcgtaaagcactctctgatgcttcgcatcatgagtcgtgcaattatctttgaaaaaaaatacataaataataattattacttacaaGCTGAAAAGCATACTGGAAGAGGCCTCAAATAGAACATAAGAGACGTAATTGCCGAAAAAGTCATCAACACTGAGTAGTACCTTTTAGCAATAGCCAAATAATAAACGTAAATTTTTTCCTCTGAAGTATTATCACAACTTTGAGTGTCTAAAGTTTGCTGAATGTTAATAATCGATTCTTTAACACTGGGAGAGAGCTTTAAATATATCAACCTAATCAATGCTATAATTTGCACCGTGGTCTCCATCAGATTCGCTGTCATTAGTTCGAGGCTTCCCAGAACATTTATCAAGGCAGTACACGAAATTGACAGATGGATCACGTAGTAAGTAATAGCTCCGATAAATAACATTGTCTGTTTAATTGTTCTGTTCAGAGGCCAACTTCCCAATAATTCGATCACCCAAATTATtttgttcaataaaattttgtcttcTGATAATTTTTCCTGAAGATAATAagattcattaatttttattttaattactaatttattttattaattgtttttgcATTACACTGGGATCCATTGTGTAgaattaagaagaaaattttattattattattatattatattatgagtTGTTAGAACCAATATCGAGAATGTAATGATTGAAGAAAGGAAATTGTACGAAGGTGTAAAATTATAACACGATAGGACTTATTAAGTATTCATAgcataacttttattattcatcaactttaattttttgcaatGTTACTTTTATCACGCGAAGTAAGACCGCGAGGAGGTccgcgaattttttttttagaacacCTAGTCAGTCGGGTATAGACTTATGTCAGAGCTCAGTTGCATTAGAGAAATCAATTACTTcgttaaaatatcaatttttggaacgttttattgacaatattcacaatttaataaattttttaaataatgaaagttAATTAGTAagatttaaacaaatttaacaaaatagaattttttgaataagaaaaagcagaaaaaattataatccaAATTTTGAGTGAATGATAGACtcaaaaaatgatgaattaGTGCTCAAAATGATTGACGCATTGCTTGGATATTGTTTTGAAGCagataaaatattgtttttgacTAATGACATCCcggaatttattattaatcgtTTGAAGTTTCAATGTGTTCATTGatcaaacaaaaaacaatGGTATGTACTACACaaaacttttgtttttatttgaaaaaaattttagttattttttatattttgtcattattttaacaaaataccTTGTagttagaaaataattataaaactctgcaatttttttgtaaaaaaaaatatttttttttaaatataagtcATGTAGAAAACAGAAACATCTACATGAGTATTTcttcgaaatttttcaatttaatttttttcaaaaattacataaggtactttaattctttaaattgattaacgttattaaagaaaattaaatagacctgtagtgaattttttatactcgACACAAAGAGAGAAATATTTCCAAATTAcaagatttgaatttttagtaaaaacgaaaggagtttttaatttctcattttttaatgGATAGTAAAagaattttgtataaatttcgCATATTCTTGGATTTGaagatcaaattttttaaaattacttaattgtaTCATAATTTTACGATTTTGGATAGCCTaatttccttatttttttcaaaaactcaTAAATATTGTTCTTGATTTCTTAGACTGTCCAAAATAACCCGAAAAATGTGAaactttattaattcattgtatttattaaaaaaattaagtgacGGCTAGTTTCTGCCTCATttttccacaaaaaaaaaataacaatgttATTTTAGAGcgagaataaattttcttagcttaaaaaaattagactttattcaagaaatttttgctctatcttgaaccaagaaatttgcactgaaaaaaaaaaatttttaactggagtgtaaattttcttggctcaagagaATATTAAAGAaggttgaaaatttcttggatgaagtcaaagtttcttgagccaagaaaattttttcttactccAAAAtaactatgaaaattaagttagccgacatctaaaaatttttagaatttttttttattgaaaaaattattacaaaaaaataaaaataaattttcatttgtaaaaaaattgaaaaactatcagtgcaatttttaaaaatattttttaattctaatttaataagagaaaaaaaaattaaaaaattaaaaacgtcggctaactttaatattataaataacttttgttttctttaaaattttcttggcgtaagaaatttattttttgtgtgtagcctctaatcaagaattttttcttcctGCATAGTAACCTGAAaagcataattttttaattctgtttATCTTCGGCTAGCAAAGTTCATTCCACCGTTGCGTGTCAAGAATAAAACGTTCTTGTCCGACGATTATTCTTCTTGATCGCTCGTCACctgtccaaaaaataattaacaggaataaaaaaaaaagctcagTAAGCATAAAGGAAACTACAAACATGACGCATGATCCCCAAGTACACGCGAGCGATGAATATATAATTTCTATAGACAATAAACAATAAAGTTACGAGTGTCTAGCCTCAGAAATCACGCAACGCCTTATTGTATATCTGCAATATCTACAAAGTTGTTTTTTGTCAACCTGCGAATTAATCTACAGACCACGTCATTGTCAATGCGCTTTTCTAAGTTTTACACAGGAAAAAGTTTCCTGTCTCTAAGCAAATAGCAAACTTTTGAAAACACGCGAGCTTCTATAAGTTTGTTCTGTAGTAAATGTTTCGcaggaaattttttgaaaat
Coding sequences within it:
- the LOC123260115 gene encoding uncharacterized protein LOC123260115 codes for the protein MDPSEKLSEDKILLNKIIWVIELLGSWPLNRTIKQTMLFIGAITYYVIHLSISCTALINVLGSLELMTANLMETTVQIIALIRLIYLKLSPSVKESIINIQQTLDTQSCDNTSEEKIYVYYLAIAKRYYSVLMTFSAITSLMFYLRPLPVCFSAWLNNQPVILKPPYEIIYVCFNLTSIEQVIIVYIYQAPMFFLPLGYIAIINLKLLIITNICSQLGVLSHRIRNLRTIGNDKIFGSIVRNHLKIWRLVKNIDNAWTLIFCFELILSTLLCSFVSYGALLAITVGKSVVAVSLITYVISSLLILFSNCLMGEMLKYESENFENAIYCLEWYDMSISNKRALLICMTRALFPLQLTAGKFYIYSFNVYTQEKFGEVKVLVDKIAWFINILGGWPIQPSLQHRLLFYLYLVYHHIYLSMSYNDLLMIFGSLDLMTANLTTTAIQTIVLIRMIYIKYSKNISKIIMTVNDKIVEKNDYDSAEKKIFLGYYSIARKYHLVTIVFAFVAGFSWCLLPLQTYLLALSLGKPAFLIYPYRVKIFFFNSTSFKSTVIIYLLESPLPLPPICYVAIINLQVVLVIYICAHMAILSNRICNLKFEKQSSYRLLGQLIDKHLEVIKLVKMIEKTWTPVYLFEILLLTPIVALVMYFGLLAFDAGEKVAFISLCTYVCASMSCLFANCLMGEMLKTECDRLLEAYYQCNWYVMPMKYREIVLICMIYTRNPFKITAGKVYEFSFNAFAGIVKNSLAYVSILRTLLV